The Epilithonimonas zeae genome contains a region encoding:
- a CDS encoding L-ribulose-5-phosphate 4-epimerase has protein sequence MSIYKELQRECYEANMQLDALKLVVYTFGNVSAVDRDKEIFAIKPSGVPYELLKPEDIVILDYDANVVEGNLRPSSDTKTHAYLYKNWDKIGGISHTHAIYSVAWAQAQLDIPIFGTTHADHLTTDIPCAPPMRDDLIEGNYEYNTGIQILDCFKEKDLSYEEVEMVLIGNHGPFTWGKNADKAVYNSKVLETIAEMAYRTKQINPDAPRLKDSLIKKHYERKHGKNAYYGQ, from the coding sequence ATGAGCATCTATAAAGAACTCCAGAGAGAATGTTACGAAGCCAATATGCAGCTCGATGCATTGAAGCTGGTCGTTTACACATTCGGAAACGTAAGCGCCGTCGACCGTGACAAAGAAATATTTGCCATCAAGCCGAGCGGTGTTCCTTACGAATTACTGAAACCAGAAGACATCGTGATTTTAGATTACGATGCCAATGTCGTTGAAGGAAATTTAAGACCATCTTCCGATACCAAAACCCACGCTTATCTCTATAAAAACTGGGACAAAATCGGCGGAATCTCACATACACACGCCATCTATTCCGTAGCTTGGGCACAGGCACAGTTGGACATCCCGATTTTCGGAACGACCCACGCAGACCATCTGACAACAGATATTCCTTGCGCACCGCCGATGCGAGACGATTTAATCGAAGGAAATTATGAATACAATACGGGAATCCAGATTCTCGACTGTTTTAAAGAAAAAGATTTGTCTTACGAAGAAGTGGAAATGGTACTCATAGGAAATCACGGACCGTTCACCTGGGGTAAAAATGCAGACAAAGCCGTTTACAACAGCAAAGTTCTCGAAACCATTGCAGAAATGGCGTATCGCACAAAACAAATCAACCCGGATGCACCACGCCTTAAAGATTCGCTCATCAAAAAACATTACGAACGAAAACACGGCAAAAACGCCTATTACGGACAGTAA
- a CDS encoding ribulokinase has translation MKKYVIGLDYGTDSVRAVLIDTENGAELATSVNYYQRWKEGKFCQPEQNQFRQHPLDHIEGLEKTISDVVKESGVAPESIVSICIDTTGSSPLPVNKEGIALALTPGFEQNPNAMMVLWKDHTSISEAEEINHLARNWGGEDYTKFEGGIYSSEWFWAKILHINRVDENVKNGAYSWMEHCDYITFLLSDHQDLTTFKRSRCAAGHKAMWHESWNGLPSKDFLGQLDSSLAELRDRLYDKTYTSDEVAGNLNQEWAAKLGLTTNTVIAVGTFDAHSGAVGAKVEENTLIRIMGTSTCDIMVAPNEIIGDKTVKGICGQVDGSVIPGLMGLEAGQSAFGDLLAWYKDILMWPTQNILMNSNIIDDNQKQQLKEEIEHNLIRNLTLEAEKIPLSEAVPIALDWVNGRRTPDANQELKAAISNLSLGTKAPHIFKALVNAICFGSKKIVDRFEEEGVKIEKVIGIGGVARKSPFIMQTLANVLNMPIVVAASDQAPALGAAIYAAVAAGIYPNVQDASQKMGSDFEAEYFPQTEHVEKYAELMSQYQILADFTENNVKLKKKLIVDSL, from the coding sequence ATGAAGAAATATGTTATCGGATTAGACTATGGAACAGATTCCGTTCGTGCTGTCTTGATTGATACAGAAAACGGAGCTGAGCTCGCAACATCCGTAAACTACTACCAAAGATGGAAAGAAGGAAAATTTTGCCAGCCGGAACAAAATCAATTCCGTCAACATCCTTTAGATCATATTGAAGGCTTGGAAAAAACCATTTCCGATGTTGTCAAAGAAAGTGGAGTAGCACCCGAAAGTATTGTCAGCATTTGTATTGATACCACTGGTTCATCACCGCTTCCGGTAAACAAAGAAGGAATTGCATTGGCTCTGACTCCCGGATTCGAACAAAATCCAAATGCAATGATGGTATTGTGGAAAGACCATACTTCAATTTCAGAAGCCGAGGAAATCAACCATTTGGCGAGAAATTGGGGCGGCGAAGATTATACCAAATTTGAAGGCGGAATCTATTCCTCCGAATGGTTTTGGGCAAAAATTCTCCACATCAACAGAGTTGATGAAAATGTGAAAAATGGGGCTTACAGCTGGATGGAACATTGCGATTATATCACATTTCTACTTTCCGACCATCAGGATTTGACAACTTTCAAAAGAAGCCGTTGTGCGGCCGGTCACAAAGCGATGTGGCACGAATCGTGGAACGGATTGCCGTCAAAAGATTTCCTTGGTCAGTTAGACTCGTCTTTAGCTGAACTTCGGGACAGATTGTACGATAAAACTTACACTTCCGATGAGGTTGCAGGAAATTTAAATCAAGAATGGGCAGCAAAACTAGGCTTGACAACCAACACAGTGATTGCCGTAGGAACTTTCGACGCCCATTCCGGAGCAGTCGGCGCAAAAGTGGAGGAGAATACGCTCATTAGAATTATGGGAACTTCAACCTGCGATATTATGGTTGCACCTAACGAAATTATCGGAGACAAAACGGTCAAAGGAATCTGCGGACAAGTAGATGGTTCGGTTATTCCAGGATTGATGGGTCTTGAGGCTGGTCAGTCTGCGTTCGGAGATTTGCTGGCCTGGTACAAAGACATTCTGATGTGGCCGACGCAAAATATTCTGATGAATTCTAATATCATCGATGACAATCAAAAACAACAATTAAAGGAAGAAATAGAACACAATCTCATCCGAAATCTTACTTTAGAAGCCGAAAAAATTCCTCTTTCCGAAGCCGTTCCTATCGCATTGGATTGGGTGAACGGACGTAGAACGCCCGATGCCAATCAGGAACTGAAAGCTGCTATCAGCAATCTTTCACTCGGAACAAAAGCGCCACATATTTTCAAAGCGTTGGTGAATGCCATTTGTTTCGGGTCCAAAAAAATTGTTGACCGTTTCGAAGAAGAAGGTGTGAAAATAGAAAAAGTAATTGGAATTGGCGGTGTTGCCAGAAAGTCACCGTTCATTATGCAGACCTTGGCAAACGTCCTGAATATGCCGATTGTCGTAGCTGCATCCGACCAGGCTCCGGCATTGGGAGCCGCAATTTACGCAGCCGTTGCAGCAGGAATTTATCCGAATGTCCAAGACGCAAGCCAGAAAATGGGTTCCGATTTCGAAGCAGAATATTTCCCGCAGACAGAACACGTGGAAAAATATGCAGAATTAATGAGCCAGTATCAGATTCTTGCAGACTTCACAGAAAATAATGTCAAATTAAAGAAAAAGTTGATAGTTGACAGTTTGTAG
- a CDS encoding alpha-L-arabinofuranosidase C-terminal domain-containing protein, translating into MKTKNKIFTLLLSGCVAFSSAQTSKFTLDLDGTSTNIKIQPTMYGIFFEDINFAADGGIYAELIKNRSFEFDEPLTGWKQQNTKTLSPNLDSGFLTIYSDDSKTNKNYARITVYNDKNYILGNEGFRGIGLHQNSKYDFSFDLENVSGNISAVNASLIDENGKIISTVPILIKGKGWQKYTAVFSPSRTVEKAKLQITFTGNGVVNMDMISLFPQDTWKGRKGGLRKDLVQKLYDLQPGFLRFPGGCIVEGRTLAERYQWKKTLGNVADREYLINKWSSGFDHRLTPDYYQSFGLGFYEYFQLSEDLGAEPLPILSCGMACQFNTAELVHLEELNPFVQDALDLIEFANGSENTKWGKIRAKMGHPKPFNMKYIGVGNEQWGEDYIERYKIFEKAIHSKYPDIKIISGSGPSPDGEFFEYGWKELKKLNAQIVDEHYYNSPEWFTKNAGRYDDYDRSGPKVFAGEYAAQSVGVVKPDNKNNWQTALSEAAFMTGLERNADVVTMTSYAPLFAHADGWQWTPDLIWFNNLQSYATPNYYVQKLFSNNKGTDLIKISENGNAVKGQNQLFASAVNDSENNEVIIKIVNTDSHEKSIEINPKNIKIGSKLTKITLTASQLSSENNFETENIKPLEENSVIKKGKFSVQIPPNSFVVLKIK; encoded by the coding sequence ATGAAAACTAAAAATAAAATCTTCACCCTTCTTCTTTCAGGTTGCGTTGCATTTTCATCGGCACAAACCTCAAAGTTTACTTTAGATTTGGACGGAACATCTACCAACATCAAAATCCAACCAACGATGTACGGAATCTTCTTTGAAGATATCAATTTTGCAGCCGATGGCGGTATTTATGCCGAACTCATCAAAAACCGGAGTTTTGAATTTGACGAACCATTAACGGGCTGGAAACAACAAAATACGAAAACCCTTTCTCCGAATTTAGATTCCGGGTTTCTGACGATTTATTCTGACGATTCTAAAACCAATAAAAACTACGCAAGAATCACCGTTTACAATGATAAAAATTATATTTTGGGAAATGAAGGTTTCAGGGGAATCGGACTTCATCAGAACTCGAAGTATGATTTTAGTTTCGACTTGGAAAATGTATCCGGAAACATTTCTGCCGTCAACGCAAGTCTGATTGATGAAAACGGAAAGATAATCTCGACAGTTCCCATTCTCATTAAAGGAAAAGGATGGCAAAAATATACGGCTGTTTTTTCTCCATCAAGAACAGTTGAAAAAGCAAAACTTCAAATCACTTTTACCGGAAACGGCGTGGTAAATATGGATATGATTTCGCTCTTCCCGCAAGACACTTGGAAGGGACGAAAAGGTGGTTTGCGAAAAGATTTGGTTCAGAAATTATATGATTTGCAACCTGGATTTTTACGTTTTCCCGGTGGCTGTATTGTCGAGGGAAGAACACTTGCAGAAAGATATCAATGGAAAAAAACATTGGGAAATGTTGCCGACAGAGAATATCTCATCAACAAATGGAGTTCCGGATTTGACCATCGTCTCACTCCCGATTATTATCAGTCTTTCGGATTAGGTTTTTATGAATATTTCCAGCTTTCCGAAGATTTGGGAGCAGAACCATTACCGATTCTAAGTTGCGGAATGGCGTGCCAGTTCAACACAGCTGAATTGGTTCATTTGGAAGAATTAAATCCTTTCGTTCAGGATGCTTTGGATTTAATTGAGTTTGCTAACGGAAGTGAAAATACAAAATGGGGTAAAATTCGTGCTAAAATGGGACATCCGAAACCATTCAATATGAAATATATCGGTGTTGGGAATGAACAGTGGGGAGAAGATTACATCGAGCGTTACAAGATTTTTGAAAAAGCCATTCATTCCAAATATCCTGATATTAAAATCATTTCAGGAAGTGGACCGTCGCCCGACGGAGAATTCTTTGAATACGGCTGGAAAGAACTCAAAAAACTCAATGCACAGATTGTCGATGAGCATTATTACAATTCGCCCGAATGGTTTACAAAAAATGCCGGAAGATATGACGATTACGACCGGTCCGGTCCGAAAGTTTTTGCCGGAGAATATGCCGCACAATCAGTGGGTGTAGTGAAACCAGATAATAAAAACAATTGGCAGACCGCACTTTCAGAAGCCGCTTTTATGACAGGATTGGAAAGAAATGCAGATGTTGTCACAATGACTTCTTATGCACCGCTTTTTGCCCACGCAGACGGGTGGCAATGGACACCGGATTTAATTTGGTTCAATAATCTCCAGTCGTATGCGACACCAAATTATTATGTTCAGAAATTATTTTCCAATAATAAAGGAACCGATTTAATTAAAATTTCTGAAAACGGGAATGCTGTAAAAGGTCAAAATCAACTCTTTGCATCGGCGGTGAATGACAGTGAAAATAATGAAGTAATCATTAAAATTGTCAATACAGATTCTCACGAAAAATCAATTGAAATCAATCCAAAAAACATCAAAATAGGAAGTAAACTGACCAAAATAACATTAACAGCTTCACAACTTTCGAGTGAAAATAATTTTGAAACAGAAAACATAAAACCTCTGGAAGAGAATTCTGTGATCAAAAAAGGGAAATTTTCTGTTCAAATCCCACCCAATTCTTTCGTTGTTTTAAAGATAAAATAG
- a CDS encoding glycoside hydrolase family 3 C-terminal domain-containing protein, whose product MKRILFYLSIFICAIYSAQNYKFPFQNPKLPVEQRIENLLGLLTVDEKIGMMMDNSKAVPRLEIPAYGWWNEALHGVARAGTATVFPQAIGLAATWDVPEHLKTFEMISDEARAKYNKSFDEASKTGRYEGLTFWTPNINIFRDPRWGRGQETYGEDPYLTSVLGVAAVKGLQGNDPKYFKTHACAKHFAVHSGPEWNRHSYNAEVSKRDLYETYLPAFKSLVLEGNVREVMCAYNAFDGQPCCANNTLLTEILRGKWKYDGMVVSDCWALADFYQEKYHGTHPDEKTAASDALKHSTDLECGDTYNNLNKSLASGLITEKDLDISMRRILKGWFELGMLDPKSSVHWNQIPYSVVDSEEHKKQALKMAQKSIVLMKNEKNILPLNKSIKKIAVVGPNADDGMMQLGNYNGTPSSTVTILDGIKAKFPNAEIIYEKGSEVADPTARTSLYQNFISQKNGQKGMKVEFFNNNEFKGQPVNTSVNNTSITYNSFGGTQLAAGVARENTSARISGIFKSSYSGEVIFSAATSDIYTLFVDGKEIATRKGPDARHPSEFPVKMEKGEEYQIELRHSQKGKYVSIVFEVYRKDPVNFASVKEKVKDADVIVFAGGLSPNLEGEEMLVSAEGFKGGDKTSIELPKVQRELLAELRKTRKPVVFVLCTGSSLGLEQDDKNYDALLNAWYGGQSSGNAVADVLAGDYNPSGKLPITFYKNLEQLDNALSKTSKHQGFENYDMQGRTYRYMTEKPLYAFGHGLSYSKFTYGDAKLSKNSINSKENLTITIPVTNISERDGEEVVQVYVKRNNDALAPVKTLRAFERVLIKSKEIKNIQLTISQESFKFYDEKADDLVSKPGDYTIFYGGTSENSGLKSMILKVK is encoded by the coding sequence ATGAAAAGAATCCTGTTTTACTTATCAATCTTCATCTGCGCAATCTATTCAGCACAGAACTATAAATTTCCTTTCCAAAACCCCAAACTTCCCGTCGAACAAAGAATAGAAAACCTTCTTGGATTACTAACTGTTGATGAAAAAATAGGAATGATGATGGACAATTCCAAAGCAGTTCCGAGATTGGAAATTCCCGCTTACGGATGGTGGAATGAGGCACTTCACGGTGTCGCAAGAGCCGGAACAGCGACTGTTTTTCCTCAAGCCATTGGTTTGGCGGCAACCTGGGATGTTCCGGAACATCTCAAAACTTTTGAAATGATTTCTGATGAAGCCAGAGCAAAATACAACAAATCATTTGATGAAGCCAGTAAAACCGGACGTTACGAAGGTCTGACATTCTGGACGCCGAATATCAATATTTTCCGTGATCCTAGATGGGGAAGAGGTCAGGAAACCTATGGAGAAGATCCCTATTTAACTTCTGTTTTGGGTGTTGCTGCCGTAAAAGGCTTGCAGGGAAACGATCCAAAATATTTCAAAACACACGCTTGCGCCAAACATTTTGCGGTTCACAGCGGTCCGGAATGGAATCGCCATTCTTACAATGCGGAAGTTTCCAAAAGGGATCTGTATGAAACCTATCTTCCTGCTTTCAAATCTTTGGTTTTAGAAGGAAATGTAAGGGAAGTGATGTGTGCTTACAACGCTTTCGACGGACAGCCGTGCTGCGCAAACAATACTTTGCTTACCGAAATTCTTCGCGGAAAATGGAAGTACGACGGAATGGTAGTATCAGACTGTTGGGCTTTGGCAGATTTCTATCAGGAAAAATACCACGGAACACATCCCGATGAAAAGACAGCAGCATCAGACGCATTAAAGCATTCAACTGATTTGGAATGCGGAGATACGTATAACAATCTTAATAAATCTCTTGCCAGCGGATTAATCACCGAAAAAGACCTCGATATATCAATGCGCAGAATCCTGAAAGGCTGGTTTGAACTCGGAATGCTGGACCCAAAATCGTCCGTGCATTGGAACCAAATTCCATATTCGGTTGTAGATTCGGAGGAACACAAGAAACAGGCTTTGAAAATGGCTCAAAAGTCAATCGTGCTGATGAAAAATGAGAAAAATATTCTTCCTTTAAATAAAAGCATTAAAAAAATAGCTGTAGTTGGTCCAAACGCCGATGACGGAATGATGCAATTGGGAAATTACAACGGAACACCTTCTTCAACGGTTACAATTTTAGATGGAATCAAGGCAAAATTTCCAAACGCTGAAATCATTTATGAAAAAGGAAGTGAAGTCGCAGATCCTACGGCAAGAACATCACTCTACCAAAATTTCATCAGTCAGAAAAACGGACAAAAAGGAATGAAGGTAGAATTTTTTAACAATAATGAATTCAAAGGTCAACCAGTCAATACATCAGTCAATAATACTTCAATCACGTATAATAGTTTTGGAGGAACACAACTCGCTGCAGGTGTTGCCAGAGAAAATACTTCAGCAAGAATATCAGGTATTTTTAAGAGCAGTTATTCGGGTGAAGTGATATTTTCAGCTGCAACATCAGATATCTACACACTTTTTGTTGATGGTAAAGAAATCGCTACCAGAAAAGGTCCTGACGCAAGACATCCTTCGGAGTTTCCTGTGAAAATGGAGAAAGGGGAAGAGTATCAAATAGAGCTACGTCACAGCCAGAAAGGAAAATATGTAAGCATTGTCTTTGAAGTGTACAGAAAAGACCCGGTAAATTTTGCTTCAGTAAAAGAAAAAGTAAAAGATGCAGATGTCATTGTCTTCGCAGGCGGACTTTCCCCAAATCTTGAAGGCGAAGAAATGTTGGTAAGCGCCGAAGGTTTCAAAGGAGGTGATAAAACCTCAATAGAACTTCCGAAAGTTCAACGTGAATTGCTTGCAGAATTAAGAAAAACCAGAAAACCTGTTGTTTTTGTGCTGTGTACAGGAAGTTCACTCGGTTTGGAGCAGGACGATAAAAATTATGATGCTTTGCTGAATGCCTGGTACGGCGGTCAGTCGAGTGGAAATGCAGTTGCAGATGTTTTGGCAGGCGATTACAATCCGTCTGGAAAGTTGCCGATTACGTTTTACAAAAATCTCGAGCAATTGGATAATGCACTTTCTAAAACCAGCAAGCATCAGGGTTTTGAAAACTACGATATGCAGGGAAGAACCTACCGTTATATGACAGAAAAACCTTTGTATGCATTCGGTCACGGTTTGAGCTATTCAAAATTTACTTATGGAGATGCTAAATTGAGTAAAAACTCTATTAATTCTAAAGAAAATTTGACTATTACAATTCCGGTTACCAACATTTCAGAAAGAGATGGTGAAGAAGTTGTTCAGGTTTATGTGAAAAGAAATAACGATGCTTTGGCGCCTGTAAAGACTTTAAGAGCTTTTGAAAGGGTTTTGATTAAATCTAAAGAAATAAAGAATATTCAACTGACAATTTCTCAGGAATCATTCAAATTTTACGATGAAAAAGCCGATGATTTGGTTTCAAAGCCTGGAGATTACACCATTTTCTACGGCGGAACTTCTGAAAATTCAGGATTGAAAAGTATGATATTAAAAGTTAAATAA
- a CDS encoding T9SS type A sorting domain-containing protein — MKKTILKSLGQFAFIAMVFLSFLANAQTPKVRIDNTPRQKITGYGGFVCSPQFAYDHMTPAEIEKMWGTNSEAGYNIMRLYIPTTRENWNLALATAQKAKSLGLIIFASPWSPPAEWKTNGNDAGTYNGVEGFLKPEHYGDFANYLNDFVLYLRNNGVELEGISLQNEPDYVVEYTGCTWTTTQMTNFLKNYSDVISCKIIAPETVGLSNNFANALLATDVLPKFEIYAGHQYGGIGSAYKGFLNTNKEIWMTEFLINWNSNGGTRNFSWNTDAFDFAKSINDVIVGGGNAWIHYATKRYYGMMGDGLYGTVAGEITKRGHILSHYAKYTTGYKRLDAIWSDQGAMQGSAFINDSGDKVTLMILNSSANAYTLKVDLPFYTTSAQKIMTNETSNMVSSNQTFTETFRPTIQVNPSSVITLVFDKSNIREVSNMTGQDVNYTKIESQSVTNPAFGITYQLSGKTATLYNSTPLISSNMNDANGYVSLDDRYNKLVFHVNSYTTSNLPTSSNTTLYYVDNAGVVKSYNYGTVNLPSSGSSNFDLTFDISRAVLTTGCKGIIGLRNGNFSSILTFNFGDVYFAISNEKSMKFAGVYSDGDSNLMDVYENTYYTSLDFTNTTGINTSANWKSKMANSNSIFYVSSGAGFRKDSKASNTNVVSGTVAASLELSDQGGDFNVPFAFTATAASYTKTLNGYAVIVLPFEANVPSGLQAYNMLPSSSKVLCTSVPNGKIPANIPVLINGNGTFTFTGSGSVSTPKAIVSNQLNADYSTVKAYTGGYVLKTVGGVTGFYKISSGSETVPAFSAYISEENAYSASLLPLEFETLAAQSISDSKMQLYPNPAKNEIFVNWKSSDTVYSIIDAKGSLISHQSKLVSGKNRIDVSKLAPGLYFIEIYEAGKNTRTKFIKQ; from the coding sequence ATGAAAAAAACTATTTTAAAATCACTTGGCCAATTTGCCTTTATCGCGATGGTATTTCTAAGTTTTCTGGCAAATGCCCAAACACCGAAAGTCCGAATAGACAATACGCCACGGCAAAAAATTACTGGTTATGGTGGCTTCGTGTGTAGCCCGCAGTTTGCTTACGATCATATGACACCTGCAGAAATCGAAAAAATGTGGGGAACAAACAGCGAAGCAGGTTACAACATTATGCGACTTTATATTCCTACAACCAGAGAGAATTGGAACTTGGCTCTCGCTACTGCACAAAAAGCGAAATCTCTGGGTCTGATTATTTTTGCGAGTCCGTGGTCACCACCTGCAGAATGGAAAACCAACGGAAATGATGCTGGAACATACAATGGCGTCGAGGGTTTTCTAAAACCTGAGCATTACGGAGATTTTGCAAATTACCTGAATGATTTTGTTCTTTATCTTAGGAATAATGGTGTTGAGCTCGAAGGTATCTCTCTGCAAAATGAGCCAGATTATGTAGTAGAATATACAGGATGCACTTGGACAACTACTCAAATGACCAATTTTCTGAAGAATTATTCAGATGTTATTAGTTGTAAGATTATTGCGCCGGAAACTGTGGGATTGTCAAACAATTTTGCTAATGCACTTCTTGCCACAGATGTATTGCCGAAGTTTGAAATCTACGCTGGACATCAATATGGAGGAATAGGTTCTGCGTACAAAGGTTTCCTTAATACAAACAAAGAAATCTGGATGACAGAGTTTCTAATCAATTGGAATTCCAATGGTGGCACAAGAAATTTTTCTTGGAATACAGATGCATTTGACTTTGCAAAAAGCATCAATGATGTTATTGTAGGCGGTGGTAATGCCTGGATCCATTATGCTACAAAAAGATATTACGGAATGATGGGAGATGGGCTTTACGGAACGGTAGCTGGCGAAATCACCAAGCGTGGTCATATTCTCTCTCATTATGCAAAATATACAACGGGTTACAAAAGATTGGATGCTATTTGGAGCGACCAAGGCGCTATGCAGGGTTCTGCGTTTATCAATGATTCTGGAGATAAAGTGACATTGATGATTTTAAACTCATCGGCTAATGCTTACACTTTGAAGGTGGATTTGCCTTTCTACACGACTTCAGCACAAAAGATTATGACCAATGAAACTTCTAATATGGTTTCCTCTAATCAGACTTTTACAGAAACTTTCCGCCCGACTATTCAGGTCAATCCTTCAAGTGTTATCACTTTAGTTTTTGATAAAAGTAATATCAGAGAAGTTTCCAATATGACGGGTCAGGATGTTAATTACACTAAAATTGAAAGTCAATCTGTTACCAATCCTGCGTTTGGAATAACTTATCAATTGAGCGGCAAAACAGCAACTTTATATAATTCTACCCCTTTAATCAGTTCTAATATGAATGATGCAAACGGCTATGTCAGCTTAGACGACCGTTATAATAAATTGGTTTTCCACGTGAATAGTTATACAACGAGCAATTTGCCAACTTCATCTAATACAACTTTATATTATGTTGATAATGCAGGTGTCGTGAAATCTTACAATTATGGAACTGTAAATTTGCCATCATCTGGGTCTTCCAATTTCGATTTGACATTTGATATCTCCAGAGCAGTTCTTACAACCGGTTGCAAGGGAATTATTGGACTTAGAAATGGTAATTTCAGCTCTATTCTGACATTCAATTTCGGAGATGTCTATTTTGCAATTTCAAATGAAAAATCGATGAAGTTTGCCGGTGTTTATTCAGATGGCGATAGCAATCTGATGGATGTTTATGAAAATACGTATTATACTTCATTGGATTTTACCAACACAACAGGTATTAATACTTCTGCTAATTGGAAGAGCAAAATGGCCAATTCCAACAGTATATTTTACGTTAGCAGTGGAGCAGGATTCCGCAAAGATTCTAAAGCAAGCAATACAAATGTTGTTTCAGGAACTGTTGCTGCATCGTTGGAATTATCCGATCAGGGCGGCGATTTTAATGTACCTTTCGCTTTCACCGCAACAGCCGCATCATATACAAAAACATTGAATGGATATGCCGTGATTGTATTACCTTTTGAAGCGAATGTTCCAAGTGGATTGCAAGCTTACAATATGCTGCCGTCATCATCAAAAGTTTTATGTACAAGTGTTCCAAATGGAAAAATTCCAGCTAATATACCGGTGCTGATTAATGGAAACGGAACATTTACTTTCACAGGATCCGGATCTGTTTCTACACCAAAAGCGATTGTTTCTAATCAGCTTAATGCAGATTACAGCACGGTAAAAGCTTACACAGGAGGATATGTTCTCAAAACAGTTGGAGGAGTTACAGGATTCTATAAAATAAGCAGTGGAAGCGAGACTGTTCCGGCGTTTAGCGCTTATATTTCTGAAGAAAATGCTTATTCAGCTTCACTTTTGCCATTGGAATTTGAAACACTTGCAGCTCAAAGTATATCTGATTCGAAAATGCAATTGTATCCAAATCCTGCTAAGAACGAAATCTTTGTTAATTGGAAATCGTCCGATACAGTTTATTCGATTATTGACGCTAAAGGAAGCCTGATCTCACATCAGTCGAAACTTGTCAGTGGTAAAAATAGAATTGATGTTTCAAAACTTGCTCCCGGACTATACTTTATTGAAATATACGAAGCAGGGAAAAACACCAGAACCAAATTTATAAAACAATAA